The Helianthus annuus cultivar XRQ/B chromosome 16, HanXRQr2.0-SUNRISE, whole genome shotgun sequence genome includes a window with the following:
- the LOC118488415 gene encoding uncharacterized protein LOC118488415, producing MSILKSPGTGSKNYKDDEHPDLLHLPFPDPSYSILKHLFSKEKGLSTLEISNKITYKAQGIIHQHPLILEDITIPTSSRKKSIPFHDPMKRIELLCDGCLRPIMSGPIYVCANEEEEHCNFVLHEWCSRLPTELKDHFHHPQHTLILHSKTPGEFFGVFNCHICALPCNGFVYYCEECKYYIDVKCAFLPEEITHTLHPNHLLSRVHCTDMRRCSMCWGDMNGLMFSCHTCDNFGLHSYCALLIPETTTHKCDKHPMKLSYFPIENHKSDYFCEICEQEFDPKLPFYHCRKCMQSMHTTCAPSILRYETYTRIWTYEDIGVHKFVNVKFGATCENTKVHPHPLSFVQGIQDDGECAGHDCDDRRLQYSMIFKCLDCKFAVHYKCCKRMSN from the exons ATGTCAATCCTCAAGTCTCCAG GTACAGGCAGTAAAAACTACAAAGATGATGAACATCCTGATCTTCTTCATCTTCCGTTTCCAGATCCATCTTATAGCATACTAAAACACTTGTTTTCCAAGGAAAAAGGATTAAGTACGTTAGAAATTTCTAACAAGATCACCTACAAAGCACAAGGTATTATTCATCAACACCCACTAATTCTAGAGGATATCACAATTCCCACCTCTTCTAGAAAAAAATCAATACCCTTTCATGACCCAATGAAGAGGATTGAACTTTTGTGTGATGGGTGTTTGAGACCAATAATGAGTGGCCCTATTTATGTGTGTGCCAATGAGGAGGAGGAGCATTGCAACTTTGTCCTCCACGAGTGGTGCTCTCGACTACCTACTGAACTAAAAGACCACTTTCATCACCCACAACATACCCTGATTCTCCATTCAAAAACCCCTGGTGAGTTTTTTGGGGTTTTCAATTGTCATATTTGTGCATTACCTTGCAACGGATTTGTCTACTATTGTGAGGAATGCAAATACTACATTGATGTTAAATGTGCCTTCTTACCTGAAGAAATCACGCATACTTTGCACCCAAATCACCTCCTTTCTAGAGTTCATTGCACAGACATGCGCCGGTGTAGTATGTGTTGGGGTGATATGAATGGTCTTATGTTTAGTTGCCATACTTGTGATAATTTCGGTCTACATTCCTATTGTGCTTTGTTAATACCGGAGACAACTACGCACAAGTGCGACAAGCATCCTATGAAGTTGAGTTACTTTCCCATTGAAAACCATAAGAGTGACTATTTTTGTGAAATTTGCGAGCAAGAGTTTGATCCTAAGTTGCCTTTCTATCATTGTCGTAAGTGTATGCAGTCTATGCACACAACTTGTGCTCCGTCAATACTCCGGTATGAAACATATACGAGGATATGGACCTATGAAGATATTGGCGTTCATAAATTTGTAAATGTGAAGTTTGGGGCCACATGTGAGAATACTAAAGTGCATCCACACCCCCTTTCATTCGTTCAAGGGATTCAAGACGATGGTGAATGTGCCGGCCATGATTGTGATGACAGGCGTCTCCAGTATAGTATGATCTTTAAGTGTTTAGATTGTAAATTTGCAGTTCATTACAAGTGTTGTAAGCGAATGAgtaactaa